ATGCCGGAAGCGCCCAGGCTGCGAAACAGCAGTTGGCCGCAGATCTTTTGGACAACCCGATGGAGGCTCGGTCGCGAGTAGCGGCTCTTGTAGAGGAGTGCTTGGAGCACGCGGAGGCGACTGAAGCCATATTCAATGGAGCGGAGGCAAGTCGCTCAAGCGAGCTTGAAGCTGCGGCGAACGCACAGCGTGACGCGGTTGTGCGTGCCGAAAGCGAATCCGAACGGGCGGACCAGGCGGAACGACGGGCAATCGCTGCAGAAGCGGCGGCAGAACAAGCAAAGGCCGAGATCGTCATTCTCAAAGAGGAGCACCGCAGAAGGGCAGAAGCGAAGTCGTCTTCAAACGAAAACAGCGGGCCGGGCAACGGGAATGAGAACTCCGTTTCACTGAACGTACGGGAAAACGTGCAGCGTGCGCTTCGGGCAAATGGCTACAATGTCTTCGAAAGCGCCGAAAAGATGAATTGCAGCTGGACCGGTTCGGCGCACCTATGCAAGCGGCCGAGCGGCGGGATGACAGTCAGCATTGCGTCCGATCCATATCGGATCCGCATTCTCAACGCAGACGCTACCATCGATTGTTTGAGGCTCCGCAAAGGAGAAATGGTCGCGCAAGGCAGTGGTGACGACTGCCAATGACCAACCCACTGCCTTTAAGTTGAGGGCAGCTGGCCAAAGTAAATCCTTGCCAACTACACGTGCTATGAAGCCTGCAAGAGCGACCAAACGCGAGAAGCTTGCCCGCCACGGCTTTCATACGTTCGTCTCCGGAGTCGTAGGCAGGCGGCCGGCATGGCTGCCGGCCGCGTCGATCGGCTAGCTGATCTTCAGGCCCTTGGCCGCCTGGTAGGTCTGGACGTAGCCGCGCGCGACAGAGCGCACGGCGCGACCGATCTGCGAATAGGCGTCGTCATTGAGGTTGGCGAAGGAGACGCGCGCCGACCAGCTTGGTGCATCGAAGCCCGAACCGTTGAGGAGCACGATGCCGTGGTCCTCGGCGAGCCGGAAGGGAATGTCGAGCGGATGGATGTTGTCCTTCACCCATTCGACGACATCCTCGCCGACATATTTGCGCAGCCAGAACTCGAAATCGATGATGCCGTAATAGTGGTCGAAATAGATGCCCGGGTTGGACTCGACGCCCATGCCCTCGATGAGGTTCCAGAACCGCTTCGTGCAGATGGCGATGCAGGCCTTCTGGTAGAGCTTCTCGACATCCATCAGCTCGACCAGGCTGAACAGCGACATCATCACCTGTTGCGGCAGCGACAGGCCGGCGGTGTGGTTCAGTGCCACGTCACGGCTGTCGGCAACGATGCGGTCGATGAACTTCACGTCGCGCGGCTTCGGCGTCATCGCCTTGTAGCGCTTTTCCAGGACCTTCTGGATCGGCTCCGGATGCGCCTTGATCTTCTCGTCGAAGATGTTGTCCTGCGCCACCGCGACCACGCCGAGGCGCCAGCCGGTGCAGCCGAAATACTTCGAATAGGAATAGACGCCGATCGTGTTGCGCGGCAGATGGCCGAGCAGCGACTGGAAGCCGGGAACGAAGGTGCCGTAGACGTCGTCGGTCAAGACGATCAGGTCAGGGCGCTTCTTGTTGACGAGATCGACGAGGCGCTTGATCGAATCCGGATCCATCGCAACGGCGGACGGGTTGCCGGGGTTGACCAGGAACAGCGCCTTCACCTTGGGGTTTTCCAGCGCCTTGATGTCTTCGTCGGTGAACTGGAAGCGGTCCTCCTGCTCGGCGCTGACATTGATGGTCTTGAGGTCGTAGTCCTCCAGCTCCGGCATTTCGAGATAGGGCGTGAAGATCGGCGTGCCGAGCGCGATCGTGTCGCCGGCGTTGAGCAGGCGGGCGTTCTTCAAGGCTTTGAAGATGTAGCACATGGCGGCGGTGCCACCTTCGACCGGGTATAGGTCGAACTTCGCCTTCGGCCGGTGGCCGGCGCACATCGCCCACATCAGATATTCATGGGTGATGATCTCGTTGTGGTGCAGCGCGCGGTCCGGAACCGGATAGTTGTCGCCGATGATCGAGTCCGTCAGTTCGTGGAGGAAACCATCAGGATCGAAGCCGAAGGTCTTGATGGCGTAGGCGACGGCATCGCCGAGCGTCTTGGCCGCCGGCACGCCTTCGTCTTCTTCGTCCACGTTTTCCGTATTCTGCAACTGTTTCTTGATCCACTTCTGGAAGCGCGCATGGGCGCCGTCCTTTGGCGGCATGCCGGCGACCCCGGCCTTGGGATCATAATAGGCGCGCTTGGCTTCCGTCAGCGCGAACTGGCCGAGCAGGAAGAAGGCTTCACGGGCGCGTGTCGCCGTCCAGTTGGGGTTGCCGCGGCCGGCGTTGAGGAAGGCCCTGGCGGATTTCTGCGAGCTCGACTTGGCGAGCTTGATCAGCTCGTCCTTGATCTCGAACGGGCTGAGATCGGAAATGCTGTCGTAGAATTTGCGGTCCAACATAGTGCACACTCCCTATGAACGATAAGCTCAGTTAGTCTGCTGGGGCCAGGATGGCGATGACGACGGTGGTCAGCAGCGTGTTGCCGGGCATGCCTAGGGGCAAAGCGCGGCGTTGAGGTTCCCGAATGATCCCGACATCATATCTTCAATCGGGCACCACATCCCATTTGTCGTCGGGATCGAAACGATCGATGAAGGGCACGATCTGTTCGGTGCTCGGCCCGAGGTCACGTTCGTAGACGATGCCCTGCTGGTTGACGACGAAGGTCTTGACTCCGGTCTCGGCGTAAGTGACCGGCCAGGCGATCAAGGCGAAACCGCCGATCATGTTGCCGTTGATGACATAGTCATATTGGCCGCCGGCAATGTTATCGCCTTGCGACGTCAGGATGCGGAAACGGTAGCCGAAATAGCCTTGGCCGGCCTTTGCCTTTTCCAGCGCTGCCTCGTTGATTGAGTCGCCGACCGGGCTCTCGCCGTCGCCCTGATCGGCCGGCCAGTAGAGCCCGTCCGTCTGGCCAGGCGTGCTGATCAGCTTCTGGGCGTATTCGAGCACGCCATCGGCGTCGCGGTCCTGCGAGGCGTATTCCTTTTGCGCATCGACATAGGCCTGTACCGTGTCGATCGCCTGGAGCTCGTTCTCGCCGACGCGACGGTTGATGATCTCCTCAAGCCCGACATAGGTGTCGAAAGCCCACTTTCCGTCCTCGCCCTTGGTGAGCGGGAAGGGCAGCGGCCAGAGCCGATCGCCGAGCTGGATGATCTTGCGTCCTTCGAGATCGCGCACGACGACGTTGCGAGCGGCACCTTCGCGAATGAGCGCGAAGGTATCCATCACCCCTTCACCGGCCTTCAGCTTCTCCGCATTGAGCCCCAGAAGCTTCGCCAGACCGTCGAAATCATTGGCGGCGAGCCTTGCCTTGAATTCGTCGACCGCCTTGGCTGGATCATCGAAAACAGGCGGATCCTCGTCGGCTGCAAAGGCATCGAGGCCTGCAG
The genomic region above belongs to Ensifer adhaerens and contains:
- a CDS encoding bifunctional aspartate transaminase/aspartate 4-decarboxylase, which produces MLDRKFYDSISDLSPFEIKDELIKLAKSSSQKSARAFLNAGRGNPNWTATRAREAFFLLGQFALTEAKRAYYDPKAGVAGMPPKDGAHARFQKWIKKQLQNTENVDEEDEGVPAAKTLGDAVAYAIKTFGFDPDGFLHELTDSIIGDNYPVPDRALHHNEIITHEYLMWAMCAGHRPKAKFDLYPVEGGTAAMCYIFKALKNARLLNAGDTIALGTPIFTPYLEMPELEDYDLKTINVSAEQEDRFQFTDEDIKALENPKVKALFLVNPGNPSAVAMDPDSIKRLVDLVNKKRPDLIVLTDDVYGTFVPGFQSLLGHLPRNTIGVYSYSKYFGCTGWRLGVVAVAQDNIFDEKIKAHPEPIQKVLEKRYKAMTPKPRDVKFIDRIVADSRDVALNHTAGLSLPQQVMMSLFSLVELMDVEKLYQKACIAICTKRFWNLIEGMGVESNPGIYFDHYYGIIDFEFWLRKYVGEDVVEWVKDNIHPLDIPFRLAEDHGIVLLNGSGFDAPSWSARVSFANLNDDAYSQIGRAVRSVARGYVQTYQAAKGLKIS
- a CDS encoding DUF2950 domain-containing protein, with the translated sequence MAKLFHPFLLGTAIALTLAAVPLNASFSQTQTAAEQAPTDQMPAGLDAFAADEDPPVFDDPAKAVDEFKARLAANDFDGLAKLLGLNAEKLKAGEGVMDTFALIREGAARNVVVRDLEGRKIIQLGDRLWPLPFPLTKGEDGKWAFDTYVGLEEIINRRVGENELQAIDTVQAYVDAQKEYASQDRDADGVLEYAQKLISTPGQTDGLYWPADQGDGESPVGDSINEAALEKAKAGQGYFGYRFRILTSQGDNIAGGQYDYVINGNMIGGFALIAWPVTYAETGVKTFVVNQQGIVYERDLGPSTEQIVPFIDRFDPDDKWDVVPD